The Rhinoraja longicauda isolate Sanriku21f chromosome 25, sRhiLon1.1, whole genome shotgun sequence genome has a window encoding:
- the bcl7a gene encoding B-cell CLL/lymphoma 7 protein family member A isoform X2 — translation MSGRSVRAETRSRAKDDIKRVMAAIEKVRKWEKKWVTVGDTSLRIYKWVPVTEPKVDDKNKKKGKDDKCGSEVTTPENSSSPGMMDIQDENSNQSSIADASPMKQENSSNPSPAPEQNSVTQAEGSDIRTEEIHPPVKEQPSSDDTSPPPEANSQTPAESSLTDVEKSDVQPSGVKENKETTKDSRESEDGEPLPKKLRTETPQQSAEES, via the exons atGTCCGGCAGATCAGTGCGGGCCGAGACCAGGAGCAGGGCGAAGGATGACATCAAACGGGTCATGGCAGCTATCGAAAAAGTACGGAAATg ggagaagaaatgggtgactgtTGGTGACACGTCGCTAAGGATCTACAAATGGGTGCCTGTAACAGAACCTAAAGTTGATGAT AAAAATAAAAAGAAGGGGAAAGATGACAAATGTGGATCTGAAGTGACAACTCCGGAAAACAGCTCCTCCCCAGGCATGATGGATATTCAAG ATGAGAACAGTAATCAGAGTTCCATAGCAGATGCCTCTCCAATGAAGCAGGAAAATAGCAGTAACCCAAGTCCTGCACCAGAGCAGAATTCAGTAACTCAAGCAGAAGGATCTGACATCCGGACCGAAGAAATTCACCCCCCAGTCAAAGAACAACCCAGCTCTGATG ACACATCACCACCACCAGAGGCAAATTCCCAAACTCCTGCGGAATCGTCCCTGACTGATGTAGAGAAATCAGATGTGCAGCCATCAGGAGTGAAAGAGAACAAAGAGACAACCAAAGATTCTCGG GAATCTGAAGATGGAGAGCCGCTTCCAAAAAAGCTCAGAACAGAGACCCCTCAGCAGAGTGCTGAGGAAAGTTAG
- the bcl7a gene encoding B-cell CLL/lymphoma 7 protein family member A isoform X1 has product MSGRSVRAETRSRAKDDIKRVMAAIEKKVWLSSVLEVDTLLERTHWEKKWVTVGDTSLRIYKWVPVTEPKVDDKNKKKGKDDKCGSEVTTPENSSSPGMMDIQDENSNQSSIADASPMKQENSSNPSPAPEQNSVTQAEGSDIRTEEIHPPVKEQPSSDDTSPPPEANSQTPAESSLTDVEKSDVQPSGVKENKETTKDSRESEDGEPLPKKLRTETPQQSAEES; this is encoded by the exons atGTCCGGCAGATCAGTGCGGGCCGAGACCAGGAGCAGGGCGAAGGATGACATCAAACGGGTCATGGCAGCTATCGAAAAA AAAGTATGGCTCAGCAGTGTCCTCGAAGTTGACACTTTACTGGAACGAACACATTG ggagaagaaatgggtgactgtTGGTGACACGTCGCTAAGGATCTACAAATGGGTGCCTGTAACAGAACCTAAAGTTGATGAT AAAAATAAAAAGAAGGGGAAAGATGACAAATGTGGATCTGAAGTGACAACTCCGGAAAACAGCTCCTCCCCAGGCATGATGGATATTCAAG ATGAGAACAGTAATCAGAGTTCCATAGCAGATGCCTCTCCAATGAAGCAGGAAAATAGCAGTAACCCAAGTCCTGCACCAGAGCAGAATTCAGTAACTCAAGCAGAAGGATCTGACATCCGGACCGAAGAAATTCACCCCCCAGTCAAAGAACAACCCAGCTCTGATG ACACATCACCACCACCAGAGGCAAATTCCCAAACTCCTGCGGAATCGTCCCTGACTGATGTAGAGAAATCAGATGTGCAGCCATCAGGAGTGAAAGAGAACAAAGAGACAACCAAAGATTCTCGG GAATCTGAAGATGGAGAGCCGCTTCCAAAAAAGCTCAGAACAGAGACCCCTCAGCAGAGTGCTGAGGAAAGTTAG
- the bcl7a gene encoding B-cell CLL/lymphoma 7 protein family member A isoform X3, with product MTSNGSWQLSKKEKKWVTVGDTSLRIYKWVPVTEPKVDDKNKKKGKDDKCGSEVTTPENSSSPGMMDIQDENSNQSSIADASPMKQENSSNPSPAPEQNSVTQAEGSDIRTEEIHPPVKEQPSSDDTSPPPEANSQTPAESSLTDVEKSDVQPSGVKENKETTKDSRESEDGEPLPKKLRTETPQQSAEES from the exons ATGACATCAAACGGGTCATGGCAGCTATCGAAAAA ggagaagaaatgggtgactgtTGGTGACACGTCGCTAAGGATCTACAAATGGGTGCCTGTAACAGAACCTAAAGTTGATGAT AAAAATAAAAAGAAGGGGAAAGATGACAAATGTGGATCTGAAGTGACAACTCCGGAAAACAGCTCCTCCCCAGGCATGATGGATATTCAAG ATGAGAACAGTAATCAGAGTTCCATAGCAGATGCCTCTCCAATGAAGCAGGAAAATAGCAGTAACCCAAGTCCTGCACCAGAGCAGAATTCAGTAACTCAAGCAGAAGGATCTGACATCCGGACCGAAGAAATTCACCCCCCAGTCAAAGAACAACCCAGCTCTGATG ACACATCACCACCACCAGAGGCAAATTCCCAAACTCCTGCGGAATCGTCCCTGACTGATGTAGAGAAATCAGATGTGCAGCCATCAGGAGTGAAAGAGAACAAAGAGACAACCAAAGATTCTCGG GAATCTGAAGATGGAGAGCCGCTTCCAAAAAAGCTCAGAACAGAGACCCCTCAGCAGAGTGCTGAGGAAAGTTAG